Within Thermococcus celer Vu 13 = JCM 8558, the genomic segment TGACAGTCGTCGCGATCGGTGCCCTCGGGAGGTACAGCTACGCGTTCACGATGTGGAAGGCGCAGGAACTCGGCTACTCAATCGTCCAGAGCATAGCCTTCTACGCCCTCTTCAACCTCGTCTACGCCCTCTCGGCATACCCAATCGGAACTTACTCGGACGGCTTTGGCAAAAAGAGGATGATAACCCTCGGCTTCGGGGTCGCGGCCCTCGCCGCCCTCGCCTTCGCCTACGCCCGGGACCTCTACACCCTCCTCCTCGCCTTCGCGGTCTACGGCGTCTACATCGCCATCGAGGACACGGTTCCGAGGGCCTACATGGCTGACCTCGCGAGGGAGTACGAGAAGGGGACGGTGATAGGGGCCTACCACACCGTCTTCGGCGTCTTCGTCTTCCCCGCCTCGGTCATAGCGGGCTTTCTGTGGCAGAGTTATTCACTGACGAGCGCGTTCACCTTTTCAGCCCTGATGAACGTCGTTGCGATGGTTCTGATGGCGTTCGTTAGGGAGGGCTGAGCCTTTCCTCTATTTTTGGATTGACTCCCTTTACTCCCTTAGAACCGACAAAAAGGGCAGGAACAAAGGGAAAAATCAGGCGCCGAGCTTTTCAAGCTCCTCCTTTCCTATCAACAGCGGCCTGGCAGACTCGATGACGTAGCTCAGCTCCCACTTAACCTCACCGCGGCTCATGAGCTCGGCGTAGCGCTTCGCCATCTTTTCCGCTTCCTCGAGTGAGGGAGCCTCCACGATCCTCCTCACGTACCACTTCATGTCGCCGAAGCGAAGCTTGAACTCCGCCATGTACATGGGCACCACCGGAGGGAGTTGGAGGGGAAGTATAAAAACCTAAGGCTCCATCGCCCTGTAGACTTCGCCATCCCGAACCGCTTCGAAGACCTTTCCGCCCCCTTTGGTTCTCAATTCGACGATTACCCTCTCGGGCTCTCTTTCGACCTCTTCCTCGACCTTCCTCCCGCTCAGCACCTGGATGAAGGCATCGCCGAGCCGCTCGAACTCGAACACGAGGGCATCGTCCTCCCAGCGGTGGCCGCGGTAAGAAACGCCGCCCATCCTGAAGGTAACCTCAAGAACGATTCTCATCAACATTCCTCCAAACGTTTACATCACCACATCGGGGTTGAGGGTTAAAAAGGTTGTCTAAGGGGAGGAGCGCAGGGACCAGCGTTCAACATGGCGAGCTTTCAAAAGAGACGGGATGGTCCATTTTCCTTAATCGAAGTGGGAGATGATAGCGCCCCACAAAATTAGGCTAAGAACGGATTAAAACCGGAAATCAGAACCATGTGCAAACAGTTAATATTTAACCTAAAGATACGAAATAAAAGTTCCGAACTAATCTATTCCAAAAAATTTATAGAGTGGCAAAGTAAACATGGGTTGGGGACGTGATAGTCGGGTACAGGATAAACGGGATCGAGCTCTCACCGAGTTACGAGTTCGAGAACCTGGCGAGGCTTTACGTTGTCAGCGTCCCCGCGCCATCCAGCACGTCAACCGGCACGCATGTTCATTCAGCGTCCCCCGAGGGCACACCGTCAACCTGTAATGGGAGGTCCAGCCCTTACTGGATCCTCCCCGTTGCGATTATTCTAACGCTCGTACTGGCGCTGGCGTACTACAGAAAGACGAAGAGGGGAGAGAAGGAAAAGGACAAAGGTCCGTGAGCGGAATAGAGTTTCAGGCTCCGGGGCAGATGAAGGGGATAGAGGGTCCCGGATCTCAAAGGCTCATCCAGAGGCCGACTTCCTCAGCCTGACCACCTGCTTTGCAAACTCCTCCAGGACCTCCTTCCTCATGCCCTCGAAGAACTTTATGGAGCCGGCGTAGCTGTGGCCGCCTCCCTCCACCCCGGCACTCGGCAGGGCCTCCTGCAACCTCGGGATTATCTCGTTGAGGTCGAAGTTGTAAGCCGCCATCCCGTCGGCGGCCCTGACGACGGCGAAGTCCGGGCCGTAGGCGAGCGTCAGTATCGGCGCGTCCTCGCCGTACTTCTCCTTGAAGTGGTCGTGTATCAGGCCGGAGAGCTTGCCCGGGCTCGGGTAGGAGAACTTCGGGGCGAAGAGCTCTATGTCTATCGTGTTGAACCTTATCCCGTTGGGGAGGACGACGCTCTTGACGTGGGGCAGGGAAGCCTTCAGGGCCTTCTCCTGCTTCTCCCTGACCTCGGGATAGACGGCGTCGATTAGCTCGCGGTGCCTCTGGAGGTTGCCCGTCAGGAGGAGTATCTCGTCTATCACCCCGTGTCCGTCCATGAACTTCCAGAAGTAGGCCTCGTGGTCGATCACCTCGGCTATCTTCTTGAGGTCCTCCTCCGTTAGGCCCTTCGCCTTCCTCGCTATCTCGAGGTACTGGTAGAACTCGGGGGCCTTGCTCCTGTCTCCGGTTCCCGCTATGGCCGGCAGGTGCTTTATCCTGTCCTCAACTTCGGGGTTTATGAAGCGGGCCACCTCCGTCGCCAGCATTCCGGCGGTGAGCTCGTAGTAGCCGCGCTTCACATGGTGGGGGTTGACGTGGACATCCACGTAGTCATCAACCTTCGCCTTATCCTCGCTCACCCACTCGCGCGGGTCGTGGTGGTCTATGACGACTATCGGAACGCCGTAGGCCCTTATGCGCCTGTACGCCGGAATGTCCTCGCTCGTTCCCCCGTTGTCCACTATGACGAGGAGAGGTAGCGGGTCGCCGAACTTCTCGTGGTCCTCTATCATGAAGATTATGTCCTTGAGCACGTCCTCCAGCTCGTAGAAGGGCGCCCTGCTCGGCCTCCTCTTGAAGAGCTTCCATCTCGCACCGGAATCTGGTGAGACCTCCTCTATGAGAGGGACTATCGCGTACTCGAGGGCCAGACCGGAGGTGTAGCCGTCGGTGTCCGCGTGGTGCCTCAGCAGGATGGGCCTGCCCTCGTATATCGCCCTGCGTATCATGAACGCCGCCTTCATTATCCTGGGCTTGAGCTTCTCGAGGACCTCGCTCTGAACGAGGAAACCGACGTCCTCCGGCTGCGCGCGCCTGTCGAGTTCCTCCTCTATGCGCTTCTTGACCTCCGCCGCCTCCGGCCCCCAGAGCCTCGTAATGTCACTGGTCTCTATCTGTATCTCGCCCGAGTGGAAGGCCACCTTCCCGATGACCTCGACGACGTCGCCGACGTTTATCTTCGGGTAGGCCCTCACCCCCGGGGCCTCGAAGGCGGCCGCCCAGGTTATTCCCGTCCCGTCGGTTATCGTGAAGACTGTCGGCCCGCCAGTGACCTGTATCTGGGTGACCTTGCCGCGGAGTTTGACGGTTTCTCCCGCCATGTCCTTGCTCAGATCCTGGATGAGCGTTACCGGGAGCTCCTTCCTGACGGTTACCTCCTTGTAGTTCCTGAGGGCCGACTCGATGAGGTCAACCTCACCCCTATCGGGCTTCACATCGAGAACCTGGACGAGTATCTCCTCACCGGGCTTGTACTTCCTGCCGCCGAGGAGGTCCTTCTTCCGTATCAGGCCCCTAACGTGCGGGTTCAGTTTAACGAAGACGCCGAAGCGCTCCACCCTGTCGATGGTTCCTTTGTAGACGTTGCCCACCTCTATGTCCTCGACGTCGCAGGTCTTGTCGAGAACGTAAACCACCTTGTACTTCCTCATGCAGTCCGGGCAGACCCACGTGGTCTCCATGCCCGGCTCCCAGGGCCCCTTAACCTTGCCGCAGATGTCGCAGGCCAGAACTCTCCCGGTTCCACCGCAAGTCGGGCATGTGTCGTAAACGGGAACGGTTCCCTTGCCGTGGCACTCGGGACAGGGTATCTCGTCAACCTCGTCCTCAACGCCGAAGTAATCGAGGTTCCGGTAACCCTTGAGCTTCTCGCCGACTTTGAAATCAGCGGGAACGTAACCCCAGCCCCCGCACACAGGGCATTCCTTCTCGCCCGCCTTGACCTTCCCGGTTCCACCGCACTCGGGACACTCTTTAACCACCATGAACATCACACCCCAGAAAGGTTTCTCACCGCGGAACCTTAGACGGTCAGAGACTTATAACCTTTCTCCCTTCACCGAAGTTATAAAAGATACGGCCGAGGGCGGATGCGACGGTATAAACCCCGTTCCCAAAACAAACGAGTGCACTGTGTCCATGATCTCCTATGCAACCCGTTAAACCACCCGGGCACCGGGTTGTGTTACATCCTGATGGTTTTCAGGTTTATGGGCGCGATTCCAGAACCGAAAAATTTATTAAAAAATTGGTAATTATCCAAATGTTCAAATCGAAGGTACGTTCGATGGATAAAATTAAGGGCGTAGAATCGGAAGGGAGATAAAATAAGTAGAGGGTTTTCTTTTCACATTCCTCTCATGAACTCCTCCACTGCGATGGCGGTCTCTTCGTGGGTCTTCCCCGCGAGGATAATGACCTTATACCTGGAGTTGTGCGGATTGTTGAGCTCCTTTACCACGTAGCCCTTCTTCATAACTTCGTCCTTAATGGAGTTGATGGTCTCATTCCCGTAGACCTGCTCCAGAAGGGCCCAGGCCTTGTTGCTGACCCAGCCGCCGACTATTATGACGTTCTTATCCGAGGGAAGGCTCGTGAGCTCGGTGTCGTTGATTATGAACTTATAGACGTCATCCGTGGCCTCTATCTTGGGTGCGACTACGGACACGGTCTTTTTAACGGACGTAACGCGGACGAAGCGATAGCCCTCAACGCCCGTTACCTCGCCCTTATCGTTCTTCGTGAAGAGGGGTCTTAACTCAAGTCCCCAGTCCGTGGGCAGTTTTACCGACGAACCTTCACCGGCGAAGACCCGCTTGAACCCGGCACTCTCGTTAACGTGGAGGTAGAGCACGTACAGGTTGTTGGCGGGGTCGATGTCCCAGACCCACTGCCCGCTGTAAACGTCGCCGTCCCCGTACTGCTTGACCTTCTCGTAGTACTGGTAGTCGTAGATAACGCTCTTGGTGCCCCCGATGCCGACGAAAAAGCCAGTCGGGGTGAAGACGAACAGGTTCCTGACGCCGCTTTCGAGGAGTTCGTTTATCCTGCTCTCCGGGTACGTACTGAAGGGTTCGAAGTCCTCGTTGCCGTTGGCATCGACGTACATGATATAATAGGAATTCTTCTCCATGGTCTTCTGCTTCAGAAGGCCGCTCGGGTAGGTCAGGTCAACGAGCATCTCCTCCTGGTTAACGTTTATGTCAACGAACTTTATGCTCCAGGCGCCAACGCTGAGGGTATCACCGAGGGAACTCGAGACCCCGCTCACGTTCAGGGCCGAGTAGAAGTACATCGTGTCCTTGCCGTTAACCGTGGTGGAGACAACCTTGTAGTTACCCCCGATGTCCAGGGGAGTTGTGTTCTCGTTGAATACTATCTCCACGCTCCTATCCTTGAACTCGGCGGCCTTTTTGGTGGAGTTAAAATCTACGCGCGAGAAGTTGACCTGGATGACTATACCCTTTCCAACCGGCTCCTCACTGACGTTGAGGCCGACGTCGGGCATGTCACGGGAATTGAGCTTGTAGGTCTGGTTTTCATCGGCTATAAGAACGCTGTGGTATTCCACGGGTACGAAGACGGTTTTCGTGTACGTTCCCTGGGAAATACCGCGGAGAACGAGGAAGGCACCGAGCCTCGAACCGCTTATGGCGTCTTCGCCGATGTGAAGAGGAACCCCGTTCACTATCTTGGTGGTGGGTAGCACGATCACCGTGTTGGAGGAGTTGATTCCCGTAACGGCGGCGTTGATCGGCGCAAGGAGCAGGCCCAGAACCACCAGGCCCACGAAGGAAACTAAAGCCTTTCTCATCGTTTATCACCGATTTAAAGTGCATCTCAACCTTTATAACCTTTCCCCGGAAGTTATTTCCGCGATGATGAGTGAATCCAATGCTGACCGGATGATGAACCCCGAACCTGAGCACCGGATTGAAGACGAAGGGCGAACCAAAATGGAGGAGCAACTCAAAGAAATCTATTCAAGCATTGAGGAGCTGAGAAGGGAGACGGAGGAAAGGAAGACCCCGGACAGGCTCGGATGGGACGATATAGCCCAGGAAGCAATAGGGGCGGTTACCTTTGCCTTACCCTTCGTGTTTACGTCGGAACTATGGGAGATAGCCAAGGACACATCGGTTGAGCGCTCCATCCTCATACTCCTGATGACCCTCGGTATAGCCTACCTGTTCATCGTCAAATCGAGGATAGGAAACCTGAAGAAAGAGGAATTGTTCCACATCCCTAAGAGGCTCCTTACGGTTATCGTCATAGCCTACATGATATCGGCGGGGTTGATATACCTGTACGGGATAAACGGACTGGCGGATTTCACGGTGGGTCAGTATTTCAACGCCACCGTACTCATAAGCACCTTCGCCGTGATAGGCGCGATAACGGTTGACATGGTGAGGTGAATGAGGATAGTAACGGGCGATAGATTCGAGGCCTTTGTTGATGAGAAGACCTTCCTCTTCCCGGAATATCGAAAAAACCGCGACGAGCTTGTGGCTTTCGTGGACTCCCTAAGGGGGGACGAGACCGTCGTCACCTCGAGCCTCGAGCTCATAGATTTGATCGCCCGGAGGTTCTGGAGGGGCGAGGAGAACGTTCTAATATACTCTGACACGGGAAAGGGCCTCACCCTCAGGGAGGCCTACGAACTCAGGAAGTACCTCGACTTCGACGTCCGCGGCGGCTTCTCGGGTGAGGAGGCGAAGACGGGCGTTCTATTCGTCGAGGGTAAAACCGACGCCAAGTTCTTCAAGGCGGTCTTTAAGAAGCTCTTCGAGTTCAGGGAGAGCAGGGAAGCGCCGTTTAACCTGAGGTTCATCGAGAGGGTCTTCGAGCGCGACAACTTCGACCTGCTGAGGAGAGATGACGGTTACCACCTCGCCGTGATCCCGAGCGAGGGCAACTCCGGGGTGATAAGGAACCTCGGGAACTTCCTCAGGGCGATGGAGGTCTTTGACTTCGCCGTCGATAGAATCGGGGCCGCGGTGGACATCGACGAGGACAGGGAGAGCGCGCTCTCCTCGATAACCGGAAAGCTCTCGGGCTTTAAAACAAAGAAGACGCCCCACGGCTACCTCGTTGGGAGAACCGAGGTGGTTCCGCTGGTGATAGGCCTGCCCTTCAGGGATGAGATCATAGACTGGAAGAAGCCCACCGTCGAGGACCTGATGCTCCACCTCATAGCTAAGGAGGGGCTCCTTGAGAGGGTAAGGCCCGGGCTGGAGGCGCTCAACGGGAGCCTCGGGAGGAAGCTGAAGCCCAAGGAGGTCATGTACCTCGCGCTCTCTGCCTACGGTCACTGGGGGAACCTGGAGGGCTTCTACGAGCTCTTCGTTATGCGCTCCCGCTTCAGGAACCTGAAGGCCGTCCTGAGGGAGGCGGGTCTCATGGAGGGCCTGATGTACCTCGCGGGTTGGGAGAAAAGGAGGTGAGTTCTATTTTCCAGATTTATCCTTGAGAAGGGGGTGGTGGAGTGAGGCTCGTCTCGTTCGACGTCTGGAACACACTCCTCGACATCAACGCCATGCTCGACGCCATGGCCGTGGAGCTGAGCAAACTGATGGGGGCCTGTATAGTGGACGTCGTTGAGGGGATGCTGTTGACCCGCGAGAGGATAAAACGCATGAGGGCCAGAACTCAGGGGGATCCGGAGAGGGTCCTCGAGGAGAGCCAGGGAATGCTGGCGGAACTTCTGGGAATCGACGTTGAGCTCGTCAGGCGGGCCGCCGCGAGGGCAGTCCTGGGGGTTGACGAGGAGATGGTCCTTCCCGGGGCGAGAGAAGCCCTCGAGGGCGTCAGAAAGAAAGGTATGAAGGTCACTGTCACGGGCAACGTGATGTTCTGGCCCGGATCCTACACGCGGCTCCTCCTCGAGAGGCTCGGCCTGATGGATTACATCGACAGAACGTTCTTCGCCGACGAGGTCGGGGCCTTTAAACCGATGCCCGAGATGTTCGGGAAACCGATGGAGACCTTCAGGGTCGAACCGGACGAGGCCATCCATATCGGGGACACCTACGCGGAGGACTTCGAGGGGGCGCTGAAGGCGGGAATGTGGG encodes:
- a CDS encoding DHH family phosphoesterase, with amino-acid sequence MVVKECPECGGTGKVKAGEKECPVCGGWGYVPADFKVGEKLKGYRNLDYFGVEDEVDEIPCPECHGKGTVPVYDTCPTCGGTGRVLACDICGKVKGPWEPGMETTWVCPDCMRKYKVVYVLDKTCDVEDIEVGNVYKGTIDRVERFGVFVKLNPHVRGLIRKKDLLGGRKYKPGEEILVQVLDVKPDRGEVDLIESALRNYKEVTVRKELPVTLIQDLSKDMAGETVKLRGKVTQIQVTGGPTVFTITDGTGITWAAAFEAPGVRAYPKINVGDVVEVIGKVAFHSGEIQIETSDITRLWGPEAAEVKKRIEEELDRRAQPEDVGFLVQSEVLEKLKPRIMKAAFMIRRAIYEGRPILLRHHADTDGYTSGLALEYAIVPLIEEVSPDSGARWKLFKRRPSRAPFYELEDVLKDIIFMIEDHEKFGDPLPLLVIVDNGGTSEDIPAYRRIRAYGVPIVVIDHHDPREWVSEDKAKVDDYVDVHVNPHHVKRGYYELTAGMLATEVARFINPEVEDRIKHLPAIAGTGDRSKAPEFYQYLEIARKAKGLTEEDLKKIAEVIDHEAYFWKFMDGHGVIDEILLLTGNLQRHRELIDAVYPEVREKQEKALKASLPHVKSVVLPNGIRFNTIDIELFAPKFSYPSPGKLSGLIHDHFKEKYGEDAPILTLAYGPDFAVVRAADGMAAYNFDLNEIIPRLQEALPSAGVEGGGHSYAGSIKFFEGMRKEVLEEFAKQVVRLRKSASG
- a CDS encoding S-layer protein, with translation MRKALVSFVGLVVLGLLLAPINAAVTGINSSNTVIVLPTTKIVNGVPLHIGEDAISGSRLGAFLVLRGISQGTYTKTVFVPVEYHSVLIADENQTYKLNSRDMPDVGLNVSEEPVGKGIVIQVNFSRVDFNSTKKAAEFKDRSVEIVFNENTTPLDIGGNYKVVSTTVNGKDTMYFYSALNVSGVSSSLGDTLSVGAWSIKFVDINVNQEEMLVDLTYPSGLLKQKTMEKNSYYIMYVDANGNEDFEPFSTYPESRINELLESGVRNLFVFTPTGFFVGIGGTKSVIYDYQYYEKVKQYGDGDVYSGQWVWDIDPANNLYVLYLHVNESAGFKRVFAGEGSSVKLPTDWGLELRPLFTKNDKGEVTGVEGYRFVRVTSVKKTVSVVAPKIEATDDVYKFIINDTELTSLPSDKNVIIVGGWVSNKAWALLEQVYGNETINSIKDEVMKKGYVVKELNNPHNSRYKVIILAGKTHEETAIAVEEFMRGM
- a CDS encoding DUF2391 family protein translates to MMSESNADRMMNPEPEHRIEDEGRTKMEEQLKEIYSSIEELRRETEERKTPDRLGWDDIAQEAIGAVTFALPFVFTSELWEIAKDTSVERSILILLMTLGIAYLFIVKSRIGNLKKEELFHIPKRLLTVIVIAYMISAGLIYLYGINGLADFTVGQYFNATVLISTFAVIGAITVDMVR
- a CDS encoding DUF3226 domain-containing protein; translation: MRIVTGDRFEAFVDEKTFLFPEYRKNRDELVAFVDSLRGDETVVTSSLELIDLIARRFWRGEENVLIYSDTGKGLTLREAYELRKYLDFDVRGGFSGEEAKTGVLFVEGKTDAKFFKAVFKKLFEFRESREAPFNLRFIERVFERDNFDLLRRDDGYHLAVIPSEGNSGVIRNLGNFLRAMEVFDFAVDRIGAAVDIDEDRESALSSITGKLSGFKTKKTPHGYLVGRTEVVPLVIGLPFRDEIIDWKKPTVEDLMLHLIAKEGLLERVRPGLEALNGSLGRKLKPKEVMYLALSAYGHWGNLEGFYELFVMRSRFRNLKAVLREAGLMEGLMYLAGWEKRR
- a CDS encoding HAD family hydrolase, whose protein sequence is MRLVSFDVWNTLLDINAMLDAMAVELSKLMGACIVDVVEGMLLTRERIKRMRARTQGDPERVLEESQGMLAELLGIDVELVRRAAARAVLGVDEEMVLPGAREALEGVRKKGMKVTVTGNVMFWPGSYTRLLLERLGLMDYIDRTFFADEVGAFKPMPEMFGKPMETFRVEPDEAIHIGDTYAEDFEGALKAGMWAVWINPGAEKVRRIHERGFEVPSVEGILEVLERVEGSI